One genomic window of Moorella glycerini includes the following:
- a CDS encoding YeeE/YedE thiosulfate transporter family protein: MSCKTILNGEGKKSYVRQSLKGGWLRIFAEPWPIGVGVFALTITNLYMFMYARALGVFPQMAMWGSWLYNLVGIKTESPFIPYPVKPIYLDMHSLIDIGIIAGAFGSSLLAREFKIRKEDWQGYLWGAAGGILMGFGTVLMPPCNVGGFWVATMAFSLSGPLSAAGLLLGAYVGGKILQYQMHKALQKLDFSTAPKGETQAVKVLSRQPQWGVLVFSLTLLIAVIYYIAGMPKNAGLFLFGILFGLIIQRSRLCFVAAFREILVSRDGKVMKWLLLGMAVGAMGFALLKAQGYQPEHMVFPAGWHNIAGGFIFGIGMVLAGGCGLGILARSGEGYTRSWVAILTAMLTSGAWVHIYGQKVGQGWLYGKPVYLPQLWGWGGAVAFIYGFLLLFYFFILWVEAGKHERA; encoded by the coding sequence TTGAGCTGCAAAACAATTTTAAATGGTGAGGGCAAAAAAAGCTATGTCCGGCAATCTTTAAAAGGTGGTTGGTTAAGGATTTTTGCCGAACCCTGGCCTATCGGAGTAGGCGTCTTTGCTCTAACCATTACCAACTTATATATGTTCATGTATGCCCGGGCCCTGGGCGTCTTTCCCCAAATGGCCATGTGGGGGAGCTGGCTTTATAACCTGGTAGGAATAAAAACTGAAAGCCCATTTATCCCTTATCCTGTAAAACCTATTTATCTCGATATGCATAGCTTGATTGACATTGGTATCATAGCTGGTGCCTTCGGGTCTTCTCTGCTGGCCCGTGAATTTAAAATTCGCAAAGAAGACTGGCAGGGTTATCTCTGGGGCGCTGCCGGGGGTATACTAATGGGTTTTGGTACGGTCTTGATGCCTCCATGTAATGTAGGAGGATTCTGGGTGGCTACCATGGCCTTTTCTTTAAGCGGTCCCCTGTCTGCTGCAGGGCTTCTGCTGGGTGCTTATGTAGGAGGCAAAATTCTCCAATATCAGATGCATAAAGCCCTGCAAAAGCTAGATTTCTCCACCGCACCAAAGGGAGAAACGCAAGCGGTGAAAGTTTTATCCCGTCAACCCCAATGGGGAGTCCTGGTATTTTCCCTTACACTTCTCATCGCTGTCATTTATTACATAGCAGGCATGCCCAAAAATGCAGGTCTCTTTTTATTTGGGATTCTTTTTGGGCTGATTATCCAGCGCTCGCGTCTTTGTTTTGTAGCTGCCTTCCGTGAAATTTTAGTCAGCCGTGACGGTAAGGTTATGAAGTGGCTTTTGCTGGGAATGGCTGTGGGAGCCATGGGTTTCGCCCTTCTCAAAGCTCAGGGCTATCAACCTGAACATATGGTTTTTCCCGCAGGATGGCATAATATCGCTGGTGGCTTCATTTTTGGTATCGGCATGGTCCTGGCCGGAGGATGCGGTTTGGGCATCCTGGCGCGGAGCGGTGAAGGTTACACGCGTTCCTGGGTGGCGATTTTAACCGCCATGTTAACTTCTGGGGCCTGGGTACACATTTATGGCCAGAAGGTTGGACAGGGATGGCTATACGGGAAACCGGTATACCTGCCCCAATTATGGGGCTGGGGAGGGGCTGTAGCCTTTATCTACGGTTTCTTGCTACTGTTCTACTTTTTTATCCTCTGGGTGGAGGCTGGCAAGCATGAAAGAGCTTAA
- a CDS encoding sulfurtransferase TusA family protein codes for MKELKAVKVNDNHYQVDMRGWMCPYPKYAVATLLEKLPPASCLDLLVDCPSATKDVPDLAKNQGYDVQKVELLTEGEWLICISNLNHS; via the coding sequence ATGAAAGAGCTTAAAGCAGTTAAGGTAAACGATAACCATTATCAGGTTGATATGCGCGGCTGGATGTGCCCGTATCCCAAGTACGCCGTTGCAACCCTCCTGGAAAAACTACCACCGGCTAGCTGTTTAGACCTTTTAGTCGACTGTCCTTCCGCAACAAAGGACGTACCTGACCTGGCTAAAAATCAAGGGTATGATGTGCAGAAAGTTGAACTTTTGACGGAAGGGGAATGGCTAATTTGTATAAGCAACTTAAATCATAGTTAA
- a CDS encoding CPBP family intramembrane glutamic endopeptidase: MTGETEKKTEKIPWNLRQCFLVLLGMLASGYGTALLVRFFASGLPLAYRYLLVGLAQGAAVLAGLHYFVRKKNGLGLEAVGLKAASLVRAIASGLGGGLVLFLLVVIVGSLLQFFLPDQAPQPFTELVINARQPRDLIIPLFLGAFLAPVTEELYFRGFLFPALKNRYGFGKGLLGSGLIFALLHLDPVRFLPLALGGMGLAYLYERTGNILTSIVAHATWNTIMILLLYFALRWV, from the coding sequence ATGACAGGAGAAACGGAGAAAAAAACGGAGAAAATACCCTGGAATTTACGGCAGTGTTTCCTGGTATTACTGGGGATGCTGGCGTCAGGTTATGGTACGGCGTTACTGGTCCGGTTCTTTGCTTCCGGGCTCCCCCTGGCCTACCGTTACCTGCTGGTGGGCCTGGCCCAGGGGGCGGCCGTCCTGGCTGGACTGCATTATTTCGTGCGCAAGAAAAACGGCCTGGGCCTGGAAGCTGTAGGTTTAAAAGCCGCTTCTTTGGTGCGGGCCATAGCTTCAGGCCTGGGAGGCGGCCTGGTTTTATTTTTACTGGTAGTTATTGTCGGCAGCCTGTTACAGTTCTTTTTACCCGACCAGGCCCCCCAGCCCTTCACCGAACTGGTCATCAACGCCCGGCAGCCCCGTGACCTGATTATACCGCTATTTCTCGGTGCTTTTCTGGCTCCCGTTACGGAAGAACTTTATTTCCGGGGTTTTCTTTTCCCCGCCCTTAAAAATCGCTACGGCTTCGGCAAGGGCCTCCTGGGGAGCGGCCTGATCTTTGCCCTCCTGCACCTGGACCCGGTACGTTTCCTGCCTCTGGCCCTGGGGGGTATGGGCCTAGCCTATCTTTATGAACGGACGGGAAATATCCTCACTTCCATTGTTGCCCATGCTACCTGGAATACCATTATGATTCTCCTCCTTTATTTTGCCCTGCGCTGGGTTTGA
- a CDS encoding glycoside hydrolase family 15 protein has translation MPRELALGNGRLLINFDAEFNMRDLYYPYVGWPNHIGGEKNRLGCWVDGHFSWLGSPDWERQVGFEADTLVGYCRARHRGLELEININNAVHFQEDIYLARVTVHNLASRSREVRLFFYHDFTLNESPLGDTVTYLPDQKVLLHYKRGLYLLINGRAGANIFFQYATGNKRFRGAEGTWRDAEDGWLEGHPIHHGSVDSTFSFRLQLAAGERGEITYWIVAAENFTAAGELNNWVLSQGVKNLLAATAAYWRGWVYKNGRDFTDLPPAVVDLYHRSLLVIRTQIDNRGAILAATDSDILAEARDHYGYCWPRDGALVASALDQAGYSELTASFFYYCSRVLEQDGFFYQKYNPDGSLGSSWLPPVHRGERILPIQEDETALVLWALGQSFRLGRNWGLIHDLFPALVRPAADFLVDYRDPDLGLPLPSYDLWEERRGIFAFTSAAVYAGLLAAADMARLAGDVGREDRYRRAAVEVGEGISEHFYSPDLGRFIRGIYREDNGRLVPDFTLDASLTALALLEAVPLADPRLARTMAAVAEGLQVKTETGGLARYTGDYYFRKSDNLQVAPGNPWFICTLWLAEWYTLRAQNLNDLAAASSILTWAAERATPAGMLPEQLHPFTGEPLSVSPLTWSHAAFVSAVEKYLARRRQLLAGKGAP, from the coding sequence ATGCCGCGAGAACTGGCCCTGGGGAACGGGCGTTTGTTGATTAATTTTGATGCTGAATTTAATATGCGTGACTTATATTACCCTTATGTTGGCTGGCCCAATCACATCGGCGGGGAAAAAAATCGCCTGGGTTGCTGGGTGGATGGCCATTTTAGCTGGTTGGGAAGCCCGGACTGGGAAAGGCAGGTGGGTTTTGAAGCTGATACCCTGGTAGGTTATTGCCGGGCCAGGCACAGGGGTTTGGAATTGGAAATAAATATTAACAACGCCGTCCATTTTCAGGAAGACATTTACCTGGCAAGAGTTACAGTCCATAACCTGGCCAGCCGCTCCAGGGAAGTGCGGCTGTTTTTTTACCATGATTTTACTTTAAATGAATCCCCCCTCGGCGATACAGTGACTTACCTGCCGGACCAGAAGGTGTTGCTTCATTATAAACGGGGACTCTACCTTTTAATCAATGGCCGCGCCGGGGCCAACATTTTTTTCCAGTATGCCACCGGCAACAAGCGCTTTCGCGGTGCCGAGGGCACCTGGCGGGATGCCGAGGACGGCTGGCTGGAAGGCCATCCCATCCATCACGGTTCGGTAGACAGTACCTTTAGCTTTCGCCTGCAGCTGGCCGCGGGAGAGAGGGGAGAGATTACCTACTGGATTGTGGCTGCCGAGAACTTTACGGCTGCCGGAGAGCTAAATAACTGGGTGCTGTCCCAGGGGGTAAAAAACCTGCTGGCAGCCACGGCGGCCTACTGGCGGGGCTGGGTCTATAAAAATGGACGCGACTTTACCGATTTACCCCCGGCGGTAGTTGACCTCTACCACCGCAGCCTCCTGGTCATACGTACCCAGATTGACAACCGGGGGGCGATCCTGGCGGCTACCGATAGCGACATCCTGGCGGAAGCCCGGGATCACTACGGCTACTGCTGGCCCCGGGATGGGGCCCTGGTAGCCAGTGCCCTGGACCAGGCCGGCTATAGCGAATTAACGGCCAGCTTTTTTTATTATTGCTCCCGGGTGCTGGAGCAGGACGGCTTTTTTTATCAAAAATACAATCCCGACGGCAGCCTGGGATCCAGCTGGTTACCGCCGGTGCACCGGGGTGAGCGCATTTTGCCCATCCAGGAAGATGAAACAGCCCTGGTCCTCTGGGCCCTGGGCCAGTCCTTCCGCCTGGGGCGGAACTGGGGTCTCATCCACGACCTCTTCCCGGCCCTGGTACGGCCGGCAGCCGATTTCCTGGTGGATTACCGCGATCCAGACCTGGGCCTGCCCCTGCCGAGCTATGACCTCTGGGAAGAGCGGCGGGGCATCTTTGCCTTTACTTCTGCTGCCGTCTACGCCGGTCTTCTTGCCGCTGCCGATATGGCGCGCCTGGCCGGTGACGTAGGCCGGGAAGACCGTTACCGGCGGGCGGCGGTGGAGGTCGGGGAGGGTATTAGCGAACACTTCTATTCCCCGGACCTGGGGCGTTTCATCCGGGGTATTTACCGGGAAGATAATGGCCGCCTGGTGCCTGATTTTACCCTGGATGCCAGTCTCACGGCCCTGGCCCTGCTGGAAGCGGTGCCCCTGGCTGACCCGCGCCTTGCACGAACCATGGCGGCAGTGGCGGAAGGACTGCAGGTCAAGACGGAAACAGGAGGATTGGCCCGCTATACCGGGGATTACTATTTCCGGAAAAGCGATAACCTCCAGGTGGCCCCGGGGAACCCCTGGTTTATCTGTACCCTGTGGCTGGCCGAGTGGTACACTTTACGGGCGCAAAATTTAAATGACCTGGCCGCGGCCAGCAGTATTCTCACCTGGGCGGCAGAACGGGCCACGCCGGCGGGGATGCTCCCGGAGCAACTGCACCCCTTTACCGGCGAACCCCTGTCAGTTTCTCCTTTAACCTGGTCCCATGCCGCCTTTGTTAGCGCCGTGGAAAAATACCTCGCCCGGAGGCGGCAGTTACTGGCCGGAAAAGGGGCGCCATAG
- a CDS encoding DUF4912 domain-containing protein, with amino-acid sequence MLALIALLIIAILAGALFWYRRWQAARPATKPLPAPAPAGRELPAKYGKDEVVLMVKDPYWLYAYWELSDAKKEELKRRFGPGAWEKSRPLLRVYDLTSQPYDFLQAPFFEIAITDMADNWYIHTGKPSSTFCVDLGRWFPEYGFVTIARSNIVTTPADKPSSVIDPLWPPLEACWQALERYGKARGFSSPQLVKTQK; translated from the coding sequence ATGCTAGCCTTGATTGCCCTGTTAATCATAGCCATCCTGGCCGGGGCGCTCTTCTGGTACCGGCGCTGGCAGGCCGCCCGCCCGGCCACCAAACCCCTGCCAGCCCCGGCACCGGCAGGCCGGGAGTTACCGGCAAAATATGGTAAAGATGAAGTTGTCCTCATGGTCAAGGACCCCTACTGGCTCTATGCCTACTGGGAGTTAAGCGATGCCAAAAAGGAGGAGCTCAAGCGCCGCTTTGGCCCGGGTGCCTGGGAAAAGTCCCGGCCTTTACTCAGGGTTTACGACCTTACCAGCCAACCCTATGATTTTCTCCAGGCACCCTTTTTTGAAATTGCCATTACGGATATGGCCGACAACTGGTATATCCATACCGGTAAACCATCCAGCACCTTTTGCGTTGACCTGGGACGCTGGTTTCCGGAATATGGTTTTGTTACCATAGCCCGGTCCAATATCGTCACTACCCCGGCCGATAAACCCAGCAGCGTTATTGACCCCTTATGGCCGCCCCTGGAAGCCTGCTGGCAGGCGTTGGAACGTTACGGTAAGGCCAGGGGTTTCAGCTCTCCCCAGCTGGTGAAAACACAAAAATAA
- a CDS encoding sigma 54-interacting transcriptional regulator — protein sequence MDGTARDFWGATFNALQQGMIYVDAGGHILVANSLAAAILGLAGRDLKGRRLTEVFPETRLAEVLTHRRPLQGTCFATGGKNYRVDYFPDGQGGVLVLFTEEQPGAAHLQALNELYAALLDDFPLYLVIVNRQGVIVSINQMYAELLGQRADVLTGLEIGDVLTFSRLPEVLATGRPVVGFEVQYAGKKLLLSEMPVKDATGNLLGAVSKAMAVEDLAAAGLKDISRRLQVLEGKVLFYQQELASLQGEQDAWQGILGTSPAVVQLKKLAARVARGEANVLITGESGTGKELLAQAIHRASSRRNEPLIKINCAAIPENLLEAELFGYEEGAFTGAARGGKPGKFELADGGTIFLDEIGDLPLSMQPKLLRALQERTFERVGGRKTIKVDVRIIAATNQDLLALEAAGRFRRDLYYRLAVVTLHIPPLRERPEDIEVLTAAIIRRLNSSYGMAVRGLAPGVQELFYHYSWPGNVRELENVLEHAFNFLEPGEEIIRREHLPAALQQVRGRDVGLELKEAVAEAERAAIQRALAAAGGNKQEAARLLGIHPSGLYQKLKRYNIQ from the coding sequence ATGGACGGAACTGCCAGGGATTTCTGGGGAGCAACCTTTAATGCGCTGCAGCAGGGCATGATCTATGTCGACGCCGGCGGTCACATCCTGGTGGCCAACTCCCTGGCTGCCGCCATCCTGGGGCTGGCCGGCCGGGATTTAAAGGGCCGGCGGCTGACGGAGGTCTTCCCGGAGACGCGCCTGGCCGAGGTCCTTACCCACCGCCGCCCCCTCCAGGGAACCTGTTTTGCCACCGGGGGTAAAAACTACCGCGTCGATTATTTCCCCGACGGCCAGGGGGGAGTCCTCGTTCTTTTTACGGAAGAACAGCCGGGCGCAGCCCACCTTCAGGCCCTTAATGAACTTTACGCCGCCCTCCTCGATGATTTCCCCCTCTACCTGGTAATAGTTAACCGCCAGGGTGTAATCGTCAGTATCAACCAGATGTATGCCGAACTCCTGGGCCAGAGGGCTGATGTCCTTACCGGCCTGGAGATAGGAGATGTTTTAACCTTCAGCCGCCTGCCGGAGGTCCTGGCTACCGGGCGGCCGGTAGTCGGCTTTGAGGTCCAGTATGCCGGCAAGAAACTGTTATTGTCGGAAATGCCTGTCAAAGATGCCACCGGCAACCTTCTGGGTGCCGTAAGCAAGGCCATGGCAGTTGAAGACCTGGCCGCTGCAGGCCTCAAGGATATTTCCCGGCGCCTGCAGGTTTTGGAGGGCAAGGTCCTCTTTTACCAGCAGGAACTGGCGTCCCTCCAGGGGGAACAGGACGCCTGGCAGGGGATACTGGGGACGAGCCCGGCCGTGGTGCAGCTGAAAAAACTGGCGGCCCGGGTGGCCCGGGGTGAGGCTAATGTTTTAATTACCGGCGAGAGCGGTACCGGCAAGGAACTGCTGGCCCAGGCCATCCACAGGGCTAGTTCCCGCCGCAATGAGCCCCTGATTAAAATCAACTGCGCGGCTATCCCGGAAAACCTGCTGGAGGCCGAGCTCTTTGGCTACGAAGAAGGGGCCTTTACCGGGGCGGCCCGGGGCGGCAAGCCCGGCAAGTTTGAGCTGGCCGATGGCGGCACCATATTCCTGGATGAAATCGGTGACCTGCCTTTGAGTATGCAGCCGAAGCTCCTCAGGGCTTTGCAGGAACGTACCTTTGAGCGGGTCGGGGGACGTAAGACTATCAAGGTAGATGTGAGGATTATTGCTGCCACCAACCAGGACCTCCTGGCCCTGGAGGCGGCCGGCAGGTTTCGCCGCGACCTTTATTACCGCCTGGCAGTGGTGACCCTGCATATACCGCCCCTGCGCGAGCGGCCGGAAGATATCGAGGTTTTGACGGCGGCCATTATCCGGCGCCTGAATAGTAGTTATGGAATGGCTGTGAGAGGCCTTGCCCCTGGCGTCCAGGAGCTATTTTATCACTATAGCTGGCCGGGTAATGTCCGCGAGCTGGAGAACGTCCTGGAGCATGCCTTTAATTTCCTGGAACCGGGGGAAGAGATCATCCGCCGGGAACACCTGCCGGCGGCCCTGCAACAGGTGCGCGGTAGAGATGTGGGCCTGGAATTGAAGGAGGCCGTTGCTGAAGCTGAAAGGGCAGCCATCCAGAGGGCCCTGGCGGCCGCCGGGGGTAATAAGCAGGAAGCGGCAAGGCTCCTGGGCATTCACCCTTCCGGCCTGTACCAGAAGTTGAAACGTTACAATATCCAGTAA
- a CDS encoding glycoside hydrolase family 57 protein — MPRGYVALVLHAHLPYVRDTEDDFSLAEKWFHEAVTETYIPLIHVCQRLNRDRVPYKLTISLSPPLTSMMADNLVQEHYRRYLERLRELAAREVWRTRSDPRFHLVARMYQDLFEHIYRTYLAYDGNLINAFRELQDSGRVEIITCAATHGYLPLIGLQREVVRAQVEVAVNNHRRLFGRPPAGLWLPECAYNPGDDAILRDYGLKYFFVDAHGLLYATPRPRYSIFAPVYTPAGVAAFGRDLESSEQVWSAQEGYPGDFDYREFYRDIGYDLDFEYIKPYIHPSGLRVDTGMKYYRITGKSNYKEPYVPEWAIFKAHIHAGNFLFNREHQINYLAGYMDRPPLIVCPYDAELFGHWWFEGPQFLESLFRQVANLAHQPFTFITPSEYLERFPVNQPATPCMSSWGNNGYNEVWLEGSNDWIYRHLHHAADEMIRLANQYQDAAGLLLRALNQAARELLVAQSSDWAFIMKTGTMVDYAVGRTKKHLLNFWDLTRAIDSNDLDPEKVQAMEEGNNIFPDLNYRVFASR; from the coding sequence ATGCCCCGTGGTTATGTCGCCCTGGTTTTACACGCTCATTTACCCTACGTCCGGGATACGGAAGACGACTTTTCCCTGGCCGAAAAATGGTTCCACGAAGCCGTCACCGAAACCTATATCCCTTTGATTCATGTCTGCCAGCGTCTCAACCGGGACCGGGTACCCTATAAATTAACCATTTCTTTAAGCCCGCCGCTGACATCAATGATGGCCGATAACCTGGTCCAGGAGCATTACCGCCGTTACCTGGAACGCCTGCGGGAGCTGGCCGCCAGGGAGGTCTGGCGCACCAGGAGCGACCCGCGCTTCCACCTGGTGGCCCGCATGTACCAGGACCTTTTTGAACATATCTACCGTACTTACCTGGCTTATGACGGCAACCTGATCAATGCCTTCCGGGAACTCCAGGACAGCGGCCGGGTGGAAATAATCACCTGCGCCGCCACCCACGGCTACCTGCCGCTCATCGGCCTGCAGCGGGAAGTGGTCCGGGCCCAGGTAGAGGTGGCCGTCAACAACCATCGCCGCCTCTTCGGCCGGCCGCCGGCGGGCCTGTGGCTGCCCGAATGTGCCTATAACCCCGGCGATGATGCCATTTTAAGGGATTACGGCCTTAAATACTTCTTTGTCGACGCCCACGGCCTCCTTTACGCCACGCCGCGGCCCCGCTACAGCATTTTTGCCCCCGTCTACACCCCGGCAGGGGTTGCTGCCTTCGGCCGCGACCTGGAGTCTTCGGAGCAGGTGTGGAGTGCCCAGGAAGGCTACCCCGGGGATTTCGATTACCGGGAGTTTTACCGGGATATTGGTTATGACCTGGATTTTGAGTATATCAAGCCCTACATCCATCCTTCCGGCCTCCGGGTGGATACGGGGATGAAATACTACCGCATCACCGGCAAGTCCAACTATAAGGAGCCCTATGTCCCGGAATGGGCGATTTTTAAAGCCCACATCCATGCCGGCAACTTCTTATTTAACCGGGAACACCAGATTAACTACCTGGCCGGTTACATGGACCGGCCGCCCCTCATTGTCTGCCCCTATGACGCTGAGCTTTTCGGCCACTGGTGGTTCGAAGGTCCCCAGTTCCTGGAATCCCTTTTCCGCCAGGTGGCAAATCTGGCCCACCAGCCCTTCACCTTTATCACCCCGAGCGAGTACCTGGAGCGTTTCCCTGTCAACCAGCCAGCCACGCCCTGCATGTCCAGCTGGGGGAATAACGGTTATAACGAGGTCTGGCTGGAGGGTTCCAACGACTGGATTTACCGCCATCTCCACCACGCCGCTGACGAGATGATCCGCCTGGCCAACCAGTACCAGGACGCCGCAGGCCTGCTGCTGCGCGCCTTAAACCAGGCCGCCCGGGAACTCCTGGTGGCCCAGAGCAGCGACTGGGCCTTCATCATGAAAACCGGCACCATGGTAGATTACGCCGTTGGGCGGACGAAAAAACACCTGCTGAATTTCTGGGATCTTACGCGGGCAATTGATAGTAACGACCTGGACCCGGAGAAGGTGCAGGCTATGGAGGAAGGTAATAATATATTCCCGGATCTAAACTACCGGGTCTTCGCCAGCAGGTAG
- a CDS encoding molybdopterin oxidoreductase family protein, giving the protein MALAELQQGIVSLFQGRGEAAVDRWVATTCGYCGTGCGLYLGVKNGRAVAVKPDTAAPVNKGHLCLKGLYEWKTLHHPERATVPLRRRGKEMHPVTWEGALAEVAQCLREALATGGPEAVGIYHGGQLTLEEYYAIHKLAKGVLGTPNIDANTRLCMASTVSGHILSFGVDAPPGCYEDLDVSRLIFIFGANPAEMHPQLWQRILRNRKLNGAKIVVADPRLTLPARMADLHLRLRCGSNIPLLYGLINILIKEDMLDRDFIRRATAGFEELARAAAAFPPERVAGLTGVPAADIVAAARLFGLSPSAVTVFCQGVNQSSQAVAAVTLINSLHLITGKIGRPGSAPFSLTGQASALSMREIGGGGSLPGFRNPENPEHRRQVANYWGIPEDRLPRRVNDINRMLELVEDGRLKVLWVIGTNPAVSLPDLGFSRRQLEKVFLIVQDVFYPMETAAFADIFLPGAGWGEKTGVVTNSERRLNLVRRAVAPPGEARDDLAIVTQVARYLGAGGLFAWQGPEDAFRELRELTRGRPNDMTGVDYALLERLAGVQWPCPAGSGGTPRLYTAGVFPTRPEEAQGYGEFNHPEGRARLLAVPYAPPPEIPDGEFPFWLNTGRIIEHYHTRTRTKRIPELQALVPGAYVEINPADAARLQVADGEVVRVVSRRGWIEVPARLTEVVAPGEVFVPFHFGDLDPGERERRQAANRLTGRAADPLSGQPLAKAGACRIERQEAGSRRREGSMGQEGRSENCSG; this is encoded by the coding sequence ATGGCACTGGCAGAGTTGCAACAGGGGATAGTTAGCCTGTTCCAGGGCCGGGGGGAAGCAGCCGTGGACCGCTGGGTGGCTACCACCTGCGGTTATTGCGGTACCGGCTGCGGCCTTTACCTGGGGGTAAAAAACGGCCGGGCAGTGGCCGTCAAACCTGATACCGCCGCACCGGTAAATAAAGGCCACCTGTGCCTCAAGGGCCTCTATGAGTGGAAAACCCTGCACCACCCGGAGCGGGCGACGGTACCTCTCCGGCGCCGGGGTAAGGAGATGCACCCCGTGACCTGGGAAGGGGCCCTGGCGGAGGTGGCGCAGTGTCTCCGGGAAGCCCTGGCGACCGGCGGCCCGGAAGCCGTCGGCATTTACCACGGCGGCCAGCTGACCCTGGAGGAATACTATGCCATCCACAAGCTGGCCAAGGGTGTACTGGGCACGCCCAATATCGACGCCAATACCCGGCTGTGCATGGCTTCCACCGTAAGCGGCCACATCCTCTCCTTCGGCGTCGACGCCCCGCCGGGTTGCTACGAAGACCTGGATGTGAGCCGCCTCATCTTTATCTTTGGCGCCAACCCGGCGGAGATGCACCCCCAGCTCTGGCAGCGGATTTTACGCAACCGTAAACTTAACGGGGCTAAAATCGTGGTGGCCGACCCGCGCCTTACCCTGCCGGCCCGGATGGCCGACCTCCACCTGCGCCTGCGCTGCGGCAGCAACATCCCCCTGCTGTACGGCTTGATTAATATTCTGATTAAGGAAGACATGCTGGACCGGGACTTCATCCGGCGGGCGACGGCAGGCTTCGAGGAGCTGGCCCGGGCCGCCGCTGCCTTCCCGCCGGAGCGGGTGGCCGGCCTTACCGGCGTGCCGGCGGCGGATATTGTGGCCGCCGCCCGCCTTTTCGGGCTTTCCCCGAGCGCCGTGACTGTCTTCTGCCAGGGGGTCAACCAGAGCAGCCAGGCGGTGGCGGCGGTAACTTTAATCAACTCCCTGCACCTTATCACCGGCAAAATCGGCCGGCCCGGGTCGGCACCCTTTTCCCTGACCGGCCAGGCCTCGGCCTTGAGCATGCGGGAGATTGGCGGCGGCGGTTCTTTGCCCGGTTTCCGCAACCCGGAGAATCCTGAGCACCGCCGCCAGGTGGCCAACTACTGGGGTATCCCGGAAGACCGGCTGCCCCGCCGGGTCAATGATATCAACCGTATGCTGGAGCTGGTGGAAGACGGTAGGCTCAAGGTGCTGTGGGTCATCGGCACCAACCCGGCCGTTTCTCTGCCGGATCTGGGTTTCAGCCGCCGCCAGCTGGAAAAGGTCTTCTTAATTGTCCAGGACGTCTTTTATCCCATGGAGACGGCGGCTTTCGCCGATATCTTCCTGCCCGGGGCCGGGTGGGGGGAAAAGACGGGGGTCGTTACCAACTCGGAACGGCGCCTGAACCTGGTCCGCCGGGCCGTGGCCCCGCCGGGGGAGGCCCGGGACGACCTGGCCATCGTCACCCAGGTGGCCCGCTACCTGGGAGCAGGGGGGCTCTTTGCCTGGCAGGGCCCGGAGGATGCCTTCCGGGAATTGCGGGAGCTCACCCGCGGCCGGCCCAACGACATGACAGGGGTGGATTACGCCCTGCTGGAACGCCTGGCAGGAGTCCAGTGGCCCTGCCCGGCCGGGAGCGGTGGAACGCCGCGGCTCTATACCGCCGGTGTTTTTCCCACCCGCCCGGAAGAAGCCCAGGGTTACGGCGAGTTCAATCACCCGGAGGGCAGGGCGCGCCTCCTGGCTGTTCCTTATGCACCGCCGCCGGAAATACCTGACGGGGAATTTCCCTTCTGGCTCAATACCGGCCGGATTATTGAACATTACCATACCCGGACCAGGACAAAGCGTATCCCCGAACTCCAGGCCCTGGTTCCCGGGGCCTATGTGGAGATCAATCCTGCCGATGCGGCCCGCCTGCAGGTGGCGGACGGGGAGGTGGTCCGGGTTGTCTCCCGCCGGGGCTGGATTGAGGTGCCGGCCAGGCTTACAGAGGTGGTGGCACCGGGAGAGGTCTTTGTCCCCTTCCACTTTGGTGATCTGGACCCCGGCGAGAGGGAAAGGCGCCAGGCGGCCAACCGCCTTACCGGCCGGGCGGCGGACCCCCTTTCCGGCCAGCCCCTGGCCAAGGCCGGCGCCTGCCGGATTGAGAGGCAGGAGGCAGGAAGCAGGAGGCGGGAAGGAAGCATGGGGCAGGAAGGCCGGAGTGAAAACTGTAGCGGCTAA